From a region of the Nothobranchius furzeri strain GRZ-AD chromosome 12, NfurGRZ-RIMD1, whole genome shotgun sequence genome:
- the ppp1r27a gene encoding protein phosphatase 1 regulatory subunit 27 yields MKYNYHLPVSTYTRSSQYTPVYHTPYYYNPSQYTTTPTYASVSKYTPTQLSSASYTSSYHTSSYKTASTYVPSYSKVSRYSSTRCTQAQESPATVIPIAPAKRSVHFPNDIIFQDIVRKGDLEQIGRFMRARKVRVDTLFHSGMAALHEAVLTGNLEVVKLLVKYGADVHQRDEDGWTPLHMACSDSYPEIARYLLAKGASTEAENESGEKPADLIDPDCKELAKLFEAGCV; encoded by the exons ATGAAGTACAACTACCATTTACCCGTGTCAACATACACACGAAGTTCACAGTACACACCGGTGTACCATACACCTTACTACTATAACCCCTCACAATACACAACGACACCCACATACGCCTCGGTTTCAAAGTACACCCCAACGCAGCTGAGCTCCGCGAGTTACACCTCGTCATATCACACGTCTTCCTACAAAACCGCGTCAACATATGTCCCTTCTTACAGCAAAGTGTCACGATACAGCTCAACGCGCTGCACACAAGCACAGGAGAGCCCTGCAACTGTCATACCCATTGCACCCGCAAAGAGAAGTGTGCATTTCCCCAATGACATCATCTTTCAGGATATCGTCAGAAAAGGAGATCTGGAGCAAATTGGTCGTTTCATGAGAGCACGGAAGGTCCGCGTGGATACGCTGTTCCACTCAG gaatggCTGCTCTGCATGAAGCCGTGCTAACAGGAAACCTGGAGGTGGTGAAGCTGCTGGTTAAGTATGGCGCTGACGTCCACCAGAGAGACGAGGACGGCTGGACGCCGCTGCACATGGCCTGCAGTGATAGTTACCCAGAAATCGCCAG GTATCTGTTAGCGAAGGGAGCGAGCACAGAAGCTGAGAACGAGAGCGGAGAGAAGCCAGCAGACCTCATCGACCCGGATTGTAAAGAGCTGGCTAAACTGTTTGAGGCAGGCTGCGTGTGA
- the mcrip1 gene encoding mapk-regulated corepressor-interacting protein 1 isoform X2, giving the protein MVNSYKRTSSPRSPTNSGELFTPAHEENVRFIHDTWQCVLRDIRSTQNSERNDRGPQEYVDKNPNPNLHSFTPVDLSDLKRRVAFLDSKKS; this is encoded by the exons ATGGTGAATAGTTACAAGAGGACTTCCAGCCCAAGATCGCCAACTAACAGTGGGGAGCTTTTTACCCCAGCACATGAGGAAAATGTGCGCTTTATACATGATA CCTGGCAGTGCGTACTCAGAGACATCAGATCAACACAGAATAGTGAACGGAACGACCGTGGACCACAGGAGTACGTGGACAAGAACCCCAACCCTAACCTACATT CCTTCACACCAGTGGACCTGAGTGATCTCAAAAGGCGTGTTGCCTTTTTGGACTCCAAGAAATCCTAG
- the mcrip1 gene encoding mapk-regulated corepressor-interacting protein 1 isoform X1, whose translation MTSSSAPRMVNSYKRTSSPRSPTNSGELFTPAHEENVRFIHDTWQCVLRDIRSTQNSERNDRGPQEYVDKNPNPNLHSFTPVDLSDLKRRVAFLDSKKS comes from the exons ATGACCAG CTCATCTGCTCCAAGGATGGTGAATAGTTACAAGAGGACTTCCAGCCCAAGATCGCCAACTAACAGTGGGGAGCTTTTTACCCCAGCACATGAGGAAAATGTGCGCTTTATACATGATA CCTGGCAGTGCGTACTCAGAGACATCAGATCAACACAGAATAGTGAACGGAACGACCGTGGACCACAGGAGTACGTGGACAAGAACCCCAACCCTAACCTACATT CCTTCACACCAGTGGACCTGAGTGATCTCAAAAGGCGTGTTGCCTTTTTGGACTCCAAGAAATCCTAG